The Pseudomonadota bacterium region TGCCATCATTGATCTTTACAGCGATAATTATTTACCAGAAAAACATAATAGCCATTCCTAAAATTGAGCATACAGAAAGACGGGCAGTTATGGACAAAACCCGTACCCCTATAGGCGCTTATATTTCTCTTGCCCTCATTATAAGTATAGTGGTGATGAGATCATGGACACAGATGGGTCTTTTAACCTATATACCCTTTTATTACATAAACTACCTGAAGGGAGACCCCCTGTTCGCAGGAAAGCTTGTTTTTGTATACCTTCTGTGCGGAGCAGCAGGCACATTGCTGGGCTCACCTTTTGCTGACAGATGGGGTCATAAGTTTTTCTTGAGATTATCCATGTTCCTCGCAACATTAACGTTACCACTGATCTTTGTGCCATTTATTGCAAAAAGCTATCTTTTATTCTTTGTTCTCGGGTTACAGGGAATTTTCCTCATCTCCACCTTCTCGGTAACTATAGTGATGGCACAGAAACTCCTGCCCCACAGGGTCGGGATCGCCTCAGGCCTTATGGTAGGCTTTGCGATCGGGACAGGTGGTTTAGGGGTAACGCTCCTCGGGTTAGTTGCAGACACATTTGGTGTTCCAGTTGCCCTTGAATCCATAATAATCTTACCCTTCATAGGGTTTGTTTTAAGTCTCATCGTAAGGTATAAAGGATAGGAAATGAAGTCTGTTATAAGTATCGTAGGTCGGCCTAATGTAGGTAAATCAACCCTTTTCAATAGAATTATAGGTTACAGAAAGGCAATCACAGAAGACACCCCGGGGGTTACAAGGGATAGAAATTACGGTGAGTTTGATTATCAGGGAGAATCCTTTGTGCTTGTTGACACAGGAGGGTTTGAGCCTTTTAGGGAAGATGGTTATTTCCCCCTGATAAAAAGGCAAATCCATGTATCTATGGATGAGTCATCGGCAATAATATTTGTTTTAGATGGAAAAGAAGGGATACTTCCTCAAGATGTGGATATTGCAAAGATATTAAGAAGGTATGAAAAACCAGTCTTATATGCGATTAACAAGGTAGATTCAAAGAAAAGGGAAATGGACATTTCAGAATTTTATGCCCTTGGGGCTGAAAGGTTGTACCCGATAAGCGCCCTCCATGGCATAGGTATAGGAGAGTTGCTCGAAGATATTTATAAAGCAATGGGAGGGACGAAGGACGAGGGACTAAGGACGAGGGACGACCGCTTTGCTTGGACGAGGGATGAGGTAAACCGTGAGGGACGTGGGACTATACGAAAAGCAGAGAGCAGAGAGCAGAGAGCAGAGAGCAAGGCAGAGTTATCAGAAGCAATTCGGATTGCCATTGTGGGGAGACCTAACACAGGAAAATCCTCTATTGTGAACAGACTTCTCTCCTCGGAAAGGATGATAGTAAGCGATATTCCAGGAACTACAAGGGATGCGATCGACTCAAAGATTATGTTCAGAGATGAAGAGATTATCATCATCGATACTGCGGGACTACGGAAGAAGGGCAAAATCTATTTGAAGGTAGAGGAATATTCTGTCGCAAGTGCCCTTCATACCATAGAGAGGGCGAATATTGTAAATCTTATAATAGATGCAAATGAAGGGGCAAGCCATCAGGATGCAGCCATAGCACACCTGATCATTACAAAGGGCAAGGGGATCTGTATTGTTATAAATAAATGGGACCTTGTAAAAGGAAAAATAGGCGAAAATGAATACACAGAGATGATTAAAAAAAGGATACCCCATGCAGCATTCTCTCCTGTTATCTTTACCTCTGCAAAAACCGGGAAGAACATTGAGAAAATACTGGAAATAGATGCAAGAATATATGCCCAGCTTATGAGAAGGATAAGCACCTCAAGGTTGAACGTGGTCTTCGAAGAATTCTTTCGAGGATCCAGCGTGCCTTATATTGAAGGGAAACAGGTAAAAATCTCCTATGTCAACCAGGCAAGGATCTTACCTCCCACCTTTGTACTCTTTTCAAACTACCCCAGGTTGATACCGGAACACTACAAAAGGTATCTTATAAACTGCGTAAGGGAAAAGTATGGTTTTCAAGGTGCTCCTTTAAGGCTGATTTTTAAGAAAAAATAAATACCTTTGCCAAGTAAAAAATGGACAATAGACCTGCACTTATACTTAAATCTTCAGGTGCAAAATATTTTTAAAAGATGTAAACTTAAAAGCATTTAAACATAGCTTGAACATGAATGCGGAGGTTGAATGAGCATAATAATACTTGCATTGATTATCATATTATTTATCGCCACATTCTCAGTACAAAATGCAGCACCTGTATCCATCTCTTTTTTGTTCTGGAAATTTGAGGGATCTTTGGCAATCGTGATATTCCTTTCAGCATTAGCTGGAGCGGTTATTGCCTCTATTGTTGTATTTTGGCTACATATTGGGCGGCATGAAAAGGAAAAGAAACCAGGTACATAGACTGATGAGTAAGGGCCGTTATCTATCTTAACTCATAAACGGCCCCACCCTCAATCGAAAACAAAAGACTATATAAATATGCTAAGCAATCTTCTTAAGATACATACCACCTCAAATAGGGAATCCCAATAATCAGAAACACTACCAAGAAGATTACGCCAAATATAAATCCCAATGTCCAGAACTCCTTACGACTTATATACCCACTCCCGTAGTAAATAGGACTTGGCCCTGTGGCATAGGGGGTCAGAATACCTATCAACCCAAGCGTATAACAGAGAAGCATAGCGAGTAATTTTATAGGCATACCTGGTACTACTATAGCCGTTGCTAAAAATACAGGGAGTAGCGCTGTAGTATGTGCTGTAATACTCGCGAACATGTAGTGGACCATGTAAAAAATGGCAACGAGCAAAATTATTATCCAGATGAGGGGCAAACCTTTCATAACCCCTGCGGTGATTGTTGCGAACCATTTGATGAATCCTACAAGTCTTAAGCCATCAGCCAGAGTGACCAGTGTACCAAACCATACCAACACATTCCATGCCTGCTTGTGGTTCAGTAAATCGTTCCAGCTTATGATGCCGGTAAGAATCATGAGAGAGAGAACCATCAAGGCTACCGTAGTGGCGTCAACCCATTTGCCACCAAAAATCCAAAGGACCAGTGCAATGATTGCCAGGCTTGCCATGGTTAATTCGTTACGTGTTATCTTACCCATCTTAGATAGTTCATCACGAGCCCATACATGGACACTCTCGCTGGACTTTACCTCTGGTGGATATATCTTATAAACCAGATAAGGAACTAATATGAAAAGCAGTCCACCCATCGGCAAAAAACCTAAAAACCATTCCCGCCAGGTAATGCTCACCTTAACGGTTTTACTCACCAATTCCAATGCCAGGAGGTTGGGTGCAAGTCCGGTTAAAAACATTGAGCTGGTGACGCAGGTAGTAGCTAAAGCAGTCCACATGATATAAGAGCCAATCTTACGGGATGTCTCTCCAGGTTCTGAACCATAGAGTCCAGGAATGTTTTCGATAACAGGATAGATTGTCCCACCACTTCGTGCGGTATTTGACGGAATGAAAGGCGCCAGAACAAGGTCTGATATGGCAATGGCATAACCAAGCCCCAGTGTTTTCTTCCCGAGCCATTGTACCAGAAACAGTGCAATACGACGCCCAAGACCTGTTCTCTCGTAGCCCATGGCAAACATGTAAGCTACAAAGATCAGCCAGACTGTGCCATTTGAGAATCCGGAAAGAGTCCACTTGATAGCGTCGCCTGGTTTAGTGCTGATAAGCTGTAAAACAGCAGCTAACGTAACGCCGATGACGCCTATCGCAGCTGCCGGCATTGGTTCCAGGATTAAGCCTAAGATAACACCAACAAATAAAGCAAAATAGTACCAGGCATGTGGCTGTAAACCCTGGGGAACAGGTATTAAAATAAGAACAATCCATACAATGATCGGTATCAATGCATTTCTAAGCAATTTCTTGTCCATATAAGTTTACCCCCTTT contains the following coding sequences:
- a CDS encoding MFS transporter; the protein is MGRFNFKVLLILSLGHLVVDIYQGALPATLPFLKERLSLSYTMTGFILMVANFTSSVLQPLFGFYSDKKEKAILLPIGILCAGLGFSLLSLPTNYAIILMLVTISGLGVASYHPEGYKTAHFFTGEKSVTGMSIFSVGGNFGFALGPIISIYIIQYLGFSSLPIIILPSLIFTAIIIYQKNIIAIPKIEHTERRAVMDKTRTPIGAYISLALIISIVVMRSWTQMGLLTYIPFYYINYLKGDPLFAGKLVFVYLLCGAAGTLLGSPFADRWGHKFFLRLSMFLATLTLPLIFVPFIAKSYLLFFVLGLQGIFLISTFSVTIVMAQKLLPHRVGIASGLMVGFAIGTGGLGVTLLGLVADTFGVPVALESIIILPFIGFVLSLIVRYKG
- the der gene encoding ribosome biogenesis GTPase Der, producing the protein MKSVISIVGRPNVGKSTLFNRIIGYRKAITEDTPGVTRDRNYGEFDYQGESFVLVDTGGFEPFREDGYFPLIKRQIHVSMDESSAIIFVLDGKEGILPQDVDIAKILRRYEKPVLYAINKVDSKKREMDISEFYALGAERLYPISALHGIGIGELLEDIYKAMGGTKDEGLRTRDDRFAWTRDEVNREGRGTIRKAESREQRAESKAELSEAIRIAIVGRPNTGKSSIVNRLLSSERMIVSDIPGTTRDAIDSKIMFRDEEIIIIDTAGLRKKGKIYLKVEEYSVASALHTIERANIVNLIIDANEGASHQDAAIAHLIITKGKGICIVINKWDLVKGKIGENEYTEMIKKRIPHAAFSPVIFTSAKTGKNIEKILEIDARIYAQLMRRISTSRLNVVFEEFFRGSSVPYIEGKQVKISYVNQARILPPTFVLFSNYPRLIPEHYKRYLINCVREKYGFQGAPLRLIFKKK
- a CDS encoding LapA family protein; translation: MSIIILALIIILFIATFSVQNAAPVSISFLFWKFEGSLAIVIFLSALAGAVIASIVVFWLHIGRHEKEKKPGT
- a CDS encoding anion permease — protein: MDKKLLRNALIPIIVWIVLILIPVPQGLQPHAWYYFALFVGVILGLILEPMPAAAIGVIGVTLAAVLQLISTKPGDAIKWTLSGFSNGTVWLIFVAYMFAMGYERTGLGRRIALFLVQWLGKKTLGLGYAIAISDLVLAPFIPSNTARSGGTIYPVIENIPGLYGSEPGETSRKIGSYIMWTALATTCVTSSMFLTGLAPNLLALELVSKTVKVSITWREWFLGFLPMGGLLFILVPYLVYKIYPPEVKSSESVHVWARDELSKMGKITRNELTMASLAIIALVLWIFGGKWVDATTVALMVLSLMILTGIISWNDLLNHKQAWNVLVWFGTLVTLADGLRLVGFIKWFATITAGVMKGLPLIWIIILLVAIFYMVHYMFASITAHTTALLPVFLATAIVVPGMPIKLLAMLLCYTLGLIGILTPYATGPSPIYYGSGYISRKEFWTLGFIFGVIFLVVFLIIGIPYLRWYVS